The Nocardioides humi genome includes a region encoding these proteins:
- a CDS encoding M20/M25/M40 family metallo-hydrolase, with protein sequence MTSPDPSAVRTAIAAAWEEIDRDRLAELVVGLVDIPSPTGEEGELAQWAAGQLDAHGIPARTQWLDDRQANAVGELAGTGGGEDVLLYAPIDTLTVGDADEDVPWIGPELREDMQPRARVHGDHVLGLGASNPKGHAACVMAAAEAIAAAGIDLPGSVLVGLGAGGMPTNGRIERGLTRHNAGQGAGCSFMLEQGVWADHAVIAKPGWAVAWEEVGLCWFEVEVEGNFSYVGSRHRMPYRNAIAGASVVVLELEEWFTAYAERHTDGLVAPQGIVSAIESGWPRMSSVTPALCRFYVDLRTSPRTPLADVRREFGAAVEEIRARHPELAVRWRSRLTIPGTATALDAPVVAAAVAAWEELAGEPHRPIVANSGATDANILRQKGLPTARIGMDRIGPDAPLPLDFPAGMNVVDLREAERLTRHLVHTAVTLASRTARPAEPLL encoded by the coding sequence ATGACGTCACCGGACCCGAGCGCCGTACGGACCGCGATCGCCGCCGCCTGGGAGGAGATCGACCGCGACCGGCTGGCCGAGCTGGTCGTCGGCCTCGTCGACATCCCCTCGCCGACCGGCGAGGAGGGCGAGCTCGCGCAGTGGGCCGCGGGGCAGCTCGACGCCCACGGGATCCCGGCGCGCACCCAGTGGCTCGACGACCGGCAGGCGAACGCGGTCGGCGAGCTGGCCGGCACGGGCGGCGGCGAGGACGTGCTGCTCTACGCGCCCATCGACACCCTGACCGTCGGCGACGCCGACGAGGACGTGCCCTGGATCGGCCCCGAGCTGCGCGAGGACATGCAGCCCCGGGCGCGCGTGCACGGCGACCACGTGCTCGGACTCGGGGCGTCCAACCCCAAGGGCCATGCGGCCTGCGTGATGGCCGCCGCCGAGGCGATCGCGGCCGCCGGGATCGACCTCCCGGGCAGTGTCCTGGTGGGTCTCGGCGCGGGGGGCATGCCGACCAACGGCCGCATCGAGCGCGGCCTGACCCGCCACAACGCGGGCCAGGGGGCAGGCTGTTCCTTCATGCTCGAGCAGGGCGTCTGGGCCGACCACGCCGTGATCGCCAAGCCCGGTTGGGCCGTGGCGTGGGAGGAGGTCGGCCTGTGCTGGTTCGAGGTCGAGGTGGAGGGCAACTTCTCCTATGTCGGCAGCCGGCACCGGATGCCGTACCGCAACGCCATCGCGGGCGCCTCCGTCGTCGTCCTCGAGCTCGAGGAGTGGTTCACGGCGTACGCCGAACGCCACACCGACGGGCTGGTCGCGCCCCAGGGCATCGTGTCCGCGATCGAGAGCGGCTGGCCCCGGATGTCGTCGGTGACCCCGGCCCTGTGCCGGTTCTACGTCGACCTGCGCACCAGTCCGCGCACCCCGCTCGCCGACGTCCGCCGGGAGTTCGGCGCCGCCGTCGAGGAGATCCGGGCCCGGCACCCGGAGCTCGCGGTGCGCTGGCGCTCGCGGCTGACCATCCCCGGCACGGCGACCGCCCTCGACGCCCCTGTCGTCGCGGCGGCCGTCGCCGCGTGGGAGGAGCTCGCCGGCGAGCCGCACCGGCCGATCGTCGCCAACAGCGGCGCCACCGACGCCAACATCCTGCGCCAGAAGGGGCTGCCCACGGCACGGATCGGGATGGACCGGATCGGTCCGGACGCACCGCTGCCGCTGGACTTCCCCGCGGGCATGAACGTCGTCGACCTCCGCGAGGCGGAGCGTCTCACCCGGCATCTGGTGCACACGGCCGTCACCCTGGCCAGCCGCACGGCGCGTCCGGCGGAGCCGCTCCTCTAG
- a CDS encoding DUF1345 domain-containing protein: MRRPPLSATAWPRLLSAVVAGTAAALLGSLFEAQLGVLLAVATAGVVYVVLGWVVLWPMDADATRGNATHEDLSPGVDEVVVAAAALGGLGGVVVLLLVGSDGAGRTDAAVALGGVFAAWASLHLMYATRYAHLYYTGTPGGIDFNASDQPAFRDFLYFSYNLGMTYQVSDTSVSSSQIRAVVLRHCLISYVFGAAIIATTINLVVGLVA; this comes from the coding sequence GTGAGGCGACCACCACTCAGCGCGACCGCATGGCCGCGGCTGCTGTCCGCCGTCGTCGCGGGCACGGCGGCGGCGCTGCTCGGCTCGCTCTTCGAGGCGCAGCTCGGCGTGCTCCTCGCCGTGGCGACCGCGGGCGTCGTGTACGTCGTCCTCGGCTGGGTGGTGCTCTGGCCGATGGACGCCGACGCGACCCGCGGCAACGCGACCCACGAGGACCTCAGCCCGGGCGTCGACGAGGTGGTCGTCGCCGCGGCGGCCCTCGGCGGCCTCGGCGGGGTGGTGGTGCTGCTCCTCGTCGGCAGCGACGGGGCGGGCCGGACCGACGCCGCGGTGGCGCTCGGCGGCGTGTTCGCGGCGTGGGCGTCGCTGCACCTGATGTACGCCACCCGGTACGCCCATCTCTACTACACCGGGACGCCGGGCGGGATCGACTTCAACGCGAGCGATCAGCCGGCGTTCCGGGACTTCCTCTACTTCAGCTACAACCTCGGCATGACCTACCAGGTCTCCGACACCAGCGTCTCGAGCTCGCAGATCCGCGCGGTGGTCCTCCGGCACTGCCTGATCTCGTACGTCTTCGGCGCGGCGATCATCGCCACGACCATCAACCTGGTCGTGGGACTCGTCGCCTGA
- a CDS encoding glycosyltransferase, which produces MRIVLATESFYPAVDSTTTTLKATVDRLIDRGHTVRIVAPGPGLASYRGCDVVRVRPLEPTGTQVRDAIEGFAPDLVQVHSPRAVGRKALKHAARAGVPTLAVEQSPVLDLAADYWRAKVAERADRVLVTSPWMVGRAAELGVDAALWEPGVDPLAFTPTLRDPWLHRSWSQAKSGPGKVVVGYVGGLHKPAGVRRLAALADVPGIRVVVIGGGPDREWLARRLPGARFTGPLGVGDLTVALPTLDVLVHPGEHETDCHALREAGAAGVPVVAPRAGGARDVVAHLETGVLYDAGGSRDLVRAVAAVAADPHRQLLGAAGRERALRRTWTDAVDELVAAAYPAPAPIVA; this is translated from the coding sequence ATGAGGATCGTCCTGGCCACCGAGTCCTTCTACCCCGCCGTCGACAGCACCACCACGACCCTGAAGGCGACCGTGGACCGGCTGATCGACCGCGGCCACACGGTCCGGATCGTCGCGCCCGGTCCCGGGCTCGCGAGCTACCGCGGCTGCGACGTCGTCCGGGTGCGCCCGCTGGAGCCCACCGGGACGCAGGTGCGCGACGCGATCGAGGGGTTCGCGCCCGACCTGGTGCAGGTGCACTCCCCCCGCGCCGTCGGGCGCAAGGCGCTCAAGCACGCCGCGCGCGCCGGCGTACCCACGCTGGCGGTCGAGCAGTCGCCGGTCCTCGACCTGGCCGCGGACTACTGGCGGGCGAAGGTCGCCGAGCGGGCCGACCGGGTGCTGGTCACCTCGCCGTGGATGGTCGGCCGGGCCGCCGAGCTCGGGGTCGACGCGGCGCTGTGGGAGCCCGGCGTCGACCCGCTCGCGTTCACCCCGACGCTGCGCGACCCGTGGCTGCACCGGTCCTGGTCGCAGGCGAAGTCGGGACCCGGCAAGGTGGTCGTCGGCTACGTCGGCGGCCTCCACAAGCCCGCCGGGGTACGACGCCTGGCCGCCCTCGCCGACGTACCCGGCATCCGGGTCGTGGTGATCGGCGGCGGACCCGACCGCGAGTGGCTGGCCCGCCGGCTGCCGGGCGCGCGGTTCACCGGCCCGCTGGGCGTCGGCGACCTGACGGTGGCGCTGCCGACGCTCGACGTCCTGGTGCACCCCGGCGAGCACGAGACCGACTGTCACGCCCTGCGCGAGGCGGGCGCGGCCGGCGTGCCGGTCGTCGCGCCGCGCGCCGGCGGCGCCCGCGACGTGGTCGCCCACCTCGAGACCGGGGTCCTGTACGACGCCGGCGGCTCCCGCGACCTGGTCCGGGCCGTCGCGGCGGTGGCCGCCGACCCGCACCGTCAGCTGCTCGGCGCGGCCGGCCGCGAGCGGGCGCTGCGGCGCACCTGGACCGACGCGGTGGACGAGCTGGTCGCCGCGGCGTACCCCGCTCCGGCTCCGATCGTCGCCTGA